The proteins below are encoded in one region of Coffea arabica cultivar ET-39 chromosome 4c, Coffea Arabica ET-39 HiFi, whole genome shotgun sequence:
- the LOC113738858 gene encoding kunitz trypsin inhibitor 5-like, whose translation MVKASLLFILSFLVFSISVSTNSSFTSAAGAPEPVRDVAGKMLRTDRHYYILPAANVFDKFRGGGLTLSGIGKNTCPAAVFQETSEQKNGIPLAFLPVNPKKGVVRVSTDLNIKFAYPETCGQSPVWSIDNYVYPSGDSFVNIGGVVGNPGPKTLSSWFKIEKFGYQDYKLVYCPAVCSYCKVICKDVGIEYQNGKRRLHLTTDYPLRVVFKKA comes from the coding sequence ATGGTGAAGGCATCACTACTCTTTATCCTTTCATTCCTTGTCTTTTCCATTTCCGTTTCCACAAACTCCTCCTTTACTTCAGCTGCTGGAGCACCCGAGCCAGTGCGCGATGTAGCTGGAAAGATGCTGCGAACTGACCGCCACTACTACATATTACCAGCAGCCAATGTCTTTGACAAATTCAGAGGCGGAGGTCTTACACTATCCGGCATTGGCAAGAACACTTGCCCAGCGGCTGTGTTTCAAGAAACGTCTGAGCAAAAAAATGGCATCCCCTTGGCATTTTTGCCTGTGAACCCGAAAAAAGGTGTGGTTCGAGTCTCCACAGATTTAAACATCAAATTTGCTTATCCAGAAACCTGTGGCCAATCTCCAGTTTGGAGCATTGATAATTATGTTTATCCATCCGGTGACAGCTTTGTCAACATCGGTGGCGTTGTTGGAAATCCTGGTCCTAAGACTTTAAGCAGCTGGTTCaagattgaaaaatttggtTATCAGGATTACAAGCTCGTTTATTGTCCCGCGGTATGCAGCTATTGTAAAGTTATTTGCAAAGATGTTGGCATAGAGTACCAGAATGGCAAAAGACGTTTGCATCTCACAACTGATTATCCACTCAGGGTCGTATTCAAGAAGGCATAA